One genomic region from Colletes latitarsis isolate SP2378_abdomen chromosome 10, iyColLati1, whole genome shotgun sequence encodes:
- the LOC143346029 gene encoding patched domain-containing protein 3: protein MEIQEGVVRKRTFRSYLQHVPRRLSEIVEHFFYGLGLRIARRPLKWLIGSTVIVLVSLSGLYSFHQEKNPMKLWVPQDSDFIHDTEWMIDQFGQGLRIESMILTADNVLEPEALATLNEITKQIISVQTSDHIAWTDVCFKVPVISGIVHRKKRNPELDDFFEIEPDINKTRLEPAVHADTQLYCNIVDNLPKACLLNSIVDIWEYNNNVILQKSKKEILDDITKAKVSPTLGHPLNFTELLGGITRDEQGRIISARAVKTQWAVHINFSKVDMDNFGNDVGTADWATDDVLKWELSYLNVLHRNAELLNAMRRVNHTLAIWYEAGRSFGDVTFVTMFGNIDILSIGFILMFFYVLVIFSDYNWVGWRIYLTTIGLLCVGGAFITSISICSVLGIPYGPVHTSLPFLLLALGVDDNFLIMASWKEIHADKSNRKKPLEERVALMLGHAGSAISITSLTDVVAFIIGASTILPSLQSFCIYAAVGVLLTFLFQITFYVAFFTLDARRIENKRNSIIPCIVHDNFTQKFVRPEEEFSSKLINKLYSNVVLTKPGKLIIVLITIATASAGIVGILQLQQWFDPRWFIPNSSYLSKYISIKHLEYPDRGYEAIILMGNFNYTAEFPKLIYLTESFANLSTVEKLDSWPKDFAEFVSQYYHKDLRITILDDVDFYSYLSKFLFSRSGGKYQRNFRFIKDLKCGQSTPPILATTIDFNFKRFYGPHQWIPAMDESKMVARDAGIDGYVTVWSEVFSLWVTDKLIAQEVLRNVLLALICVMGMTAMLIAELQTCFWIFLCVLLTLLNVCGFMYFWGLTIDIASCIGLELGIGLSVDYAAHVAHAFVHAASETGSEDRMKRAHVAVRYIGAAVAYGAGSTLLALSMMAFSESYVFHAFLRIFILVIVFGLWHGLFLLPVILSTIGPRSLRLYKTPRPSPEKNEEEAIDTITSPLNKETES from the exons ATGGAGATACAAGAAGGAGTCGTTCGTAAACGAACTTTCCGAAGTTATTTACAACATGTACCGCGTCGTTTGTCGGAAATAGTGGAGCATTTCTTCTATGG ACTTGGGTTAAGAATCGCTCGACGACCATTGAAATGGCTCATTGGCAGTACTGTGATAGTTTTAGTTTCTCTTTCCGGTTTATATTCCTTTCACCAAGAAAAGAACCCAATGAAGCTATGGGTTCCACAGGATTCCGATTTCATTCATGACACAGAATGGATGATTGATCAGTTTGGGCAAGGACTAAGAATAGAATCTATGATATTAACAGCTGACAACGTATTAGAACCGGAAGCTCTTGCGACA TTGAACGAAATAACGAAGCAAATTATTTCTGTACAAACTTCTGACCACATTGCATGGACAGACGTATGTTTCAA AGTGCCTGTTATATCAGGTATTGTACATAGAAAAAAACGGAATCCAGAGCTTGATGATTTTTTTGAAATCGAGCCAGATATTAATAAAACCAGGCTTGAACCTGCGGTTCATGCTGACACTCAGCTGTATTGTAATATAGTGGACAATTTGCCAAAAGCTTGCCTTTTAAATAGTATTGTGGACATATGGGAGTATAACAATAATGTAATTCTTCAAAAatccaaaaaagaaattctcgatGACATAACCAAAGCAAAGGTTAGTCCTACCCTAGGACATCCGCTGAACTTTACAGAATTGTTAGGTGGCATAACAAGAGATGAACAGGGTAGAATTATCTCAGCTAGAGCTGTAAAAACACAATGGGCAGTGCatataaatttttcaaaagtGGATATGGATAACTTTGGAAACGATGTTGGAACAGCTGATTGG GCTACAGATGATGTATTGAAATGGGAACTGTCCTATTTGAATGTTCTGCACAGAAATGCAGAACTATTGAATGCTATGAGACGTGTAAATCATACATTGGCTATCTGGTACGAAGCTGGTAGAAGTTTTGGGGATGTTACTTTTGTAACAATGTTTGGAAATATTGATATACTGTCGATAGGATTCATTTTAATGTTCTTCTACGTTCTAGTCATATTTTCTGATTATAATTGGGTGGGATGGCGa ATTTACCTCACAACTATAGGTCTTTTATGCGTGGGAGGTGCATTCATAACTTCAATAAGTATCTGTTCTGTTCTTGGAATTCCTTATGGACCTGTACATACTTCTTTACCGTTTCTTTTATTGGCTCTTGGGGTTgatgataactttttaataatggCATCTTGGAAAGAAATACACGCAGACAagtcaaaccgaaaaaagccattAGAAGAGAGGGTAGCTTTAATGTTAGGACATGCCGGTTCGGCGATTAGTATTACATCTCTAACCGATGTTGTTGCATTTATTATTGGTGCATCAACA ATACTGCCATCGCTTCAATCATTTTGTATTTATGCAGCGGTTGGCGTCCTATTGACGTTTTTATTTCAAATCACATTTTacgttgcatttttcaccttagACGCTCGACGAATAGAGAATAAACGGAATTCGATAATACCGTGTAtcgttcacgataattttacacaAAAGTTTGTCAGACCGGAGGAAGAAttttcatcaaaattaataaataaattgtattcGAACGTGGTTTTAACGAAACCTGGAAAGTTAATAATAGTATTAATAACGATTGCCACGGCGTCAGCGGGCATTGTGGGTATATTGCAATTACAACAGTGGTTCGATCCACGGTGGTTTATACCAAATAGTTCATATCTAAGCAAGTATATTAGTATTAAACATCTCGAGTATCCTGATCGTGGTTACGAGGCAATCATTCTTATGGGGAATTTTAATTATACTGCCGAATTtccaaaattaatatatttaacagaAAGTTTTGCTAATTTATCAACGGTGGAAAAGTTGGATTCGTGGCCCAAAGACTTCGCAGAGTTCGTCTCTCAATATTATCACAAAG attTAAGGATCACAATATTGGACGACGTCGATTTTTATAGTTACCTGTCCAAGTTCTTATTTAGCCGAAGTGGCGGCAAGTATCAGCGAAATTTTCGTTTCATTAAAGATCTAAAATGTGGACAAAGCACGCCACCAATTCTAGCAACCACCATAGACTTTAACTTCAAACGATTCTACGGTCCTCATCAGTGGATCCCAGCGATGGACGAAAGTAAAATGGTGGCACGCGATGCCGGGATTGACGGTTACGTTACAGTTTGGAGCGAAGTGTTCAGTCTGTGGGTGACCGATAAGCTAATTGCTCAAGAGGTCCTGCGCAATGTTTTGTTGGCACTGATTTGCGTTATGGGGATGACAGCTATGTTGATCGCCGAGCTGCAAACTTGCTTTTGGATCTTTTTGTGCGTACTTCTCACACTACTGAACGTCTGTGGATTCATGTACTTTTGGGGTCTGACGATCGACATCGCGTCTTGCATCG GTCTGGAGCTGGGTATCGGTTTGTCCGTGGATTACGCGGCTCACGTTGCACACGCGTTCGTGCACGCCGCGTCCGAAACCGGAAGCGAGGATCGCATGAAAAGAGCCCACGTTGCAGTGAGGTATATCGGCGCGGCGGTTGCATATGGCGCGGGCTCGACCTTGCTCGCGCTCTCCATGATGGCATTCTCGGAGAGTTATGTGTTCCACGCGTTCTTGAGGATCTTCATCTTGGTGATAGTGTTCGGTCTTTGGCACGGGCTGTTTCTCCTGCCGGTTATACTGAGCACAATCGGACCGCGGAGTCTGCGATTGTATAAAACACCGCGGCCGTCGCCTGAGAAAAACGAGGAGGAAGCGATCGACACCATCACCAGTCCGCTGAATAAAGAAACGGAGAGTTAA